In a single window of the Acipenser ruthenus chromosome 8, fAciRut3.2 maternal haplotype, whole genome shotgun sequence genome:
- the LOC117407004 gene encoding sodium/potassium-transporting ATPase subunit beta-1-like has product MSREKESDGGWKKFIWDSEKKEFLGRTGSSWLKILAFYVVFYGFLAGIFIGTIQVLLLTTSSYKPTYQDRVAPPGLSHTPKTLKAEIEFTHDDPKTYEEYINAMDKFLLKYNEENQNDLLFDDCGFAPTPPVPRGSLDQSEGSKKACRFQRKWLGSCSGLHDRTYGYSEGKPCFIVKINRIVSYLPQPPQTNDSIPPEAHERVQPNLIPIHCAAKKEEDKDKLGQVNYFGMNNTGGFPLQYYPYYGKLLQPQYLQPLVAVQFTNLTVGSELRIECKAYGENIKYNDKDRYQGRFEVKILVKVR; this is encoded by the exons ATGTCAAGGGAAAAGGAAAGCGATGGTGGATGGAAGAAGTTTATCTGGGATTCGGAAAAGAAGGAGTTTTTGGGACGGACAGGCAGCAGTTGGT TGAAGATCTTGGCGTTCTACGTGGTCTTCTATGGATTCCTGGCTGGTATCTTCATCGGAACAATTCAGGTCCTTCTCCTGACTACCAGTAGCTACAAGCCCACGTACCAAGACAGAGTTGCACCCCCAG GTTTATCACACACCCCCAAAACATTGAAGGCTGAAATTGAGTTCACCCATGATGATCCTAAAACCTATGAAGAATACATAAATGCCATGGATAAGTTCCtgttaaaatacaatgaagaaaaTCAAAATGACTTACTGTTTGATGACTGTGGAT ttgCCCCTACTCCTCCTGTTCCGCGAGGAAGTCTGGACCAATCTGAAGGCAGTAAGAAGGCCTGTCGCTTTCAGCGGAAGTGGCTAGGCAGTTGCTCTGGTCTTCACGACAGAACGTACGGATATTCAGAGGGCAAGCCTTGCTTCATCGTAAAGATTAACAGAATCGTGAGCTACTTGCCACAG CCCCCCCAGACAAATGACAGTATCCCACCTGAAGCCCATGAAAGAGTACAGCCAAACTTGATCCCTATCCATTGCGCTGCCAAG aaaGAGGAAGATAAAGACAAGCTCGGACAAGTCAACTATTTTGGCATGAACAACACTGGAGGTTTCCCACTACAGTACTACCCCTATTACGGAAAGCTGCTGCAACCCCAGTACCTCCAGCCCCTTGTGGCAGTTCAGTTTACCAACCTAACAGTTGGCAGTGAGCTCCGTATAGAGTGCAAGGCGTATGGCGAGAACATTAAATACAATGACAAGGACCGCTACCAAGGACGTTTTGAAGTGAAAATTCTGGTCAAGGTCCGATGA